A stretch of the Mesorhizobium sp. Pch-S genome encodes the following:
- a CDS encoding serine hydrolase yields MRVVGKILKWLLGLIVVAVVGVAIWLWTAPPALIRIAANYTAKIVCSNVFLADRDAQQVLAVDVQAPGHPILKLMMLDVDKDAGTVSAGLLGVFGKGAAVLRPGLGCANVPDGNVTVAKAISTDVSVSPAVPDVLWPEGGRVEPSQNPEVNKILDDTSLTGPGMRAVVVAQNGRIVGERYGDGFSEKTPLLGWSMTKSVNAAIVGTLVKEGKLAITDQGLFPDWKADKRAAITLADMMAMSSGLEFNEDYGDVTDVTRMLYQEPDMSAFASAKPLTGEPGKAYSYSSGTAVMLSRLWQNTFTDPKQALAWPQLKLFAPIGMTSAIMETDEHGTFVGSSYLYATARDWARFGQFLLQDGIWNGQEILPPGFVAWMREPAPASDGVYTRGQLWIEAPGNEHAPGATAKAGVPADAYWLEGHDGQTVAVIPSQKLVIVRLGLTPFKLGYRPQNLAAALAKALK; encoded by the coding sequence ATGCGCGTCGTCGGCAAGATCCTGAAATGGCTGCTGGGGCTCATCGTTGTTGCCGTCGTCGGCGTGGCGATCTGGCTATGGACGGCACCGCCGGCGCTGATACGCATTGCCGCCAACTACACCGCCAAGATCGTGTGCTCTAACGTGTTCCTGGCCGACCGGGACGCCCAGCAGGTGCTGGCGGTGGATGTGCAGGCTCCGGGCCATCCGATCCTCAAGCTGATGATGCTCGATGTCGACAAGGATGCGGGCACGGTGAGTGCGGGTCTGCTCGGTGTCTTCGGCAAAGGCGCGGCGGTGCTGCGGCCGGGGCTCGGTTGCGCCAATGTGCCAGACGGCAACGTGACCGTGGCCAAGGCGATCTCGACCGACGTTTCGGTCTCGCCGGCGGTGCCGGATGTGCTGTGGCCGGAGGGCGGCCGTGTCGAACCCTCCCAGAATCCGGAGGTGAACAAGATCCTGGACGACACCTCGCTGACCGGTCCCGGCATGCGGGCCGTCGTGGTGGCGCAGAATGGCCGCATCGTGGGCGAGCGATACGGCGACGGTTTCTCGGAAAAGACGCCGCTTCTCGGCTGGTCGATGACCAAGTCGGTCAACGCCGCCATCGTGGGCACCCTGGTCAAGGAGGGCAAGCTCGCCATTACCGATCAGGGCCTGTTCCCGGACTGGAAGGCTGACAAGCGCGCTGCCATCACGCTCGCCGATATGATGGCGATGTCCAGCGGTCTCGAGTTCAACGAAGATTATGGCGACGTCACCGACGTTACCCGCATGCTTTATCAGGAACCGGACATGTCGGCTTTCGCCTCGGCCAAGCCGCTGACGGGCGAACCCGGCAAGGCCTATTCCTATTCCAGTGGTACGGCAGTGATGCTGTCGCGTCTGTGGCAAAACACCTTCACCGATCCCAAGCAGGCACTGGCCTGGCCGCAGCTCAAACTTTTTGCGCCGATCGGCATGACCAGCGCGATCATGGAGACCGACGAACACGGCACTTTCGTAGGCTCATCCTACCTCTACGCCACCGCACGCGACTGGGCGCGCTTCGGCCAGTTTCTCTTGCAGGACGGCATATGGAACGGCCAGGAAATCCTTCCCCCAGGCTTCGTGGCCTGGATGCGCGAACCTGCACCGGCATCCGATGGCGTCTATACGCGCGGGCAACTCTGGATCGAGGCCCCTGGCAATGAACACGCTCCCGGCGCCACCGCAAAAGCCGGGGTGCCGGCGGATGCCTATTGGCTGGAGGGCCATGATGGCCAGACGGTCGCTGTCATTCCTTCGCAGAAGCTGGTCATCGTGCGGTTGGGGCTGACACCGTTCAAACTCGGATATCGTCCGCAAAATCTGGCGGCTGCTTTGGCGAAGGCGCTGAAGTAG
- a CDS encoding class I SAM-dependent methyltransferase, giving the protein MSTQDLPANHADLMDGVYRWQRHIYDLTRKYYLLGRDRLIAGLDVPANGSVLELGCGTGRNLALTARRYRDARLYGLDISAEMLVSAQATIAREGIAGRTLLARADATDFDAQALFGVASFDRVFVSYSLSMIPGWEKTVAAGLAVLAPGGSLHVVDFGQQERMPGWFRSLLRAWLKKFHVSPRDSLREVLESESTKAGASLSFERLYRGYAWLAVVRR; this is encoded by the coding sequence ATGAGCACCCAGGACCTGCCGGCGAACCATGCCGATCTCATGGATGGCGTCTATCGCTGGCAACGCCACATCTACGATCTGACCCGCAAATATTACCTGCTCGGCCGCGACAGGCTGATCGCCGGCCTTGATGTTCCGGCCAATGGCAGTGTGCTGGAGCTCGGCTGTGGCACCGGTCGCAACCTGGCACTGACGGCACGGCGCTATCGCGATGCCCGCCTCTATGGCCTCGACATCTCCGCCGAGATGCTGGTCAGCGCGCAGGCCACGATCGCTCGTGAAGGCATCGCCGGCAGGACCCTGCTCGCGCGCGCCGATGCAACCGACTTCGATGCACAGGCGCTGTTCGGTGTCGCCAGCTTCGACCGCGTCTTCGTCTCCTATTCTCTTTCGATGATCCCCGGCTGGGAAAAGACAGTGGCTGCCGGCCTTGCCGTCCTGGCACCTGGCGGGTCGCTGCATGTCGTCGACTTCGGCCAGCAGGAACGCATGCCCGGCTGGTTCCGCTCTTTGCTCAGGGCCTGGCTCAAAAAATTCCACGTCAGCCCGCGTGATTCCCTGCGTGAAGTGCTTGAATCGGAATCCACCAAAGCCGGCGCAAGCCTTTCATTCGAAAGGCTTTATCGCGGTTATGCCTGGCTGGCGGTGGTACGCCGCTAG
- a CDS encoding DUF3419 family protein, with the protein MSDVSAELVFRRGKEVGKAVYQNRALSKAGISERLFALLFSGLVYPQIWEDPDIDMEAMQLGEGHRVVTIASGGCNILAYLTRSPARIDAVDLNAAHIALNRMKLAAVRHLPNQTDLFRFFGAAGMEHNSAAYDRFIAPNLDPVSRHYWEKRSWRGRRRIEVFDRNFYRTGLLGLFIAAGHRTGRLFGVNPTGIMAARDLAEQRRFFDEKLAPVFDRKLLRWATSRKASLFGLGIPPAQYDSLITSGDGSMASVLKARLEKLACDFPLKDNYFAWQAFARRYPNPGEAALPAYLEKDNHPVLKANVDRVTINHANMIEFLAGKDAGTVDRFILLDAQDWMTDEQLNALWTEITRSAAPGARVIFRTAAEPSLLPGRVSASLLDQWVYEDDASRDYSARDRSAIYGGFHLYVKRG; encoded by the coding sequence ATGTCGGACGTTTCTGCGGAACTGGTTTTCAGGCGCGGCAAGGAAGTGGGAAAAGCGGTCTACCAGAACCGCGCCCTTTCGAAGGCCGGCATCTCGGAGCGCCTGTTTGCCCTCCTCTTTTCCGGCCTCGTCTACCCGCAGATATGGGAAGACCCGGACATCGACATGGAAGCGATGCAGCTGGGCGAAGGCCATCGTGTCGTCACCATCGCATCCGGCGGCTGCAACATCCTGGCCTATCTGACGCGCTCGCCGGCCAGGATCGACGCCGTCGACCTCAACGCCGCCCACATCGCGCTGAATCGCATGAAACTTGCGGCGGTGCGCCATCTGCCCAACCAGACCGACCTGTTTCGTTTCTTCGGTGCAGCCGGCATGGAACACAATTCGGCGGCCTATGACCGCTTCATCGCCCCCAATCTTGACCCGGTCAGCCGGCACTATTGGGAAAAGCGCAGCTGGCGCGGCCGCCGTCGCATCGAGGTGTTCGATCGCAACTTCTACCGCACCGGCCTGCTTGGCCTGTTCATTGCCGCCGGTCACCGCACCGGCCGACTTTTCGGCGTCAACCCGACCGGCATCATGGCTGCCAGGGACCTCGCCGAACAGCGCCGCTTCTTCGACGAGAAACTGGCGCCGGTGTTCGACCGCAAGCTCCTGCGCTGGGCTACGTCGCGCAAGGCCTCGCTGTTCGGGCTGGGCATCCCGCCGGCGCAATACGATTCCCTGATCACCTCCGGTGACGGCTCGATGGCCAGCGTGCTGAAGGCGCGTCTCGAGAAGCTCGCCTGCGATTTTCCGCTGAAGGACAACTATTTCGCCTGGCAGGCTTTTGCGCGGCGCTATCCCAATCCCGGTGAAGCCGCCCTTCCCGCCTATCTGGAGAAGGACAACCACCCCGTCCTCAAGGCGAACGTCGATCGCGTCACCATCAACCACGCCAACATGATCGAGTTCCTCGCCGGCAAGGATGCCGGCACGGTCGATCGTTTCATCCTGCTCGACGCACAGGACTGGATGACCGACGAACAACTGAATGCGTTGTGGACAGAAATCACCCGCAGCGCCGCACCGGGCGCCCGTGTCATCTTCCGCACCGCGGCCGAGCCGAGCCTGTTGCCGGGCCGCGTTTCAGCTTCGCTGCTCGACCAGTGGGTTTATGAGGACGATGCCTCGCGAGACTACTCGGCGCGCGACCGCTCGGCGATCTATGGCGGTTTCCACCTTTATGTGAAGCGCGGCTGA
- a CDS encoding hydantoinase B/oxoprolinase family protein, whose amino-acid sequence MSAKWDFWIDRGGTFTDVIGKAPDGSLTPLKLLSENPEAYPDAAIHGIRTLLGAKAGEPIPSGLIGEVRMGTTVATNALLERKGDRVLLLITKGFRDALRIAYQARPDIFAKEILLPEQLYERVVEVPERVRADGCAERLLDIADVKPAIEQARADGIDAVAIVFMHAWKYPEHERAVARVCRNAGFSQVSVSHEVSPLIKLVGRGDTTVVDAYLSPILSRYVQRVAAELGTVAADGQSGHAHEGPRLMFMMSSGGLTAADKFQGKDALLSGPAGGVVGMVETAKLAGFDKVIGFDMGGTSTDVAHSDGDYERAFDTEVAGVRVRAPMMRIHTVAAGGGSILQFEAGRFRVGPDSAGANPGPACYRRGGPLAVTDANVMLGKLQPDFFPSIFGPNQDEPLDVATVRSKFEALAAETGDGRSPEAVAEGFVTIAVENMANAIKKISVQRGYDVTGYLLNCFGGAGGQHACLVADALGMEAVLIHPFSGLLSAYGIGLASIFATRQQALLEPLADQSLPAVEALIAGLAGDVADELTMQGVADEDMAMRPVLHIRYDGTDTTLPISFPDHSIANARAAFEVAHKAQFGFIYEDKQLVVETVAVEGSNAGDSHHQEALAPSGPPRDMTDTRQKRRIFSEGEWHDAAIWRREALRPSDRVSGPALIIEPNQTIVVENGWQAEITMRNHVLLRRTARKQRKAALGTEADPVMLEVFNNLFMSIAEQMGVTLQNTAYSVNIKERLDFSCAVFDSNGALVANAPHMPVHLGSMDRSVETIIRLNAGDVRPGDVFALNAPYNGGTHLPDITVVTPVFDDAQESILFWVASRGHHADVGGTAPGSMTPLATTVDEEGVLFDNFRLVERGRFREAELVNLLSDHRYPARNPAQNVADLKAQIAANEKGVAELRKMVAHFSLPVVKAYMGHVQDNAAESVRRVLERLPDTSAYEYPTDTGQVIKVKISVDRTRREATVDFTGTSPVMKNNFNAPEPVARAAVLYAFRVMVEDNIPMNAGCLRPINIVIPEGSMLKPAYPAAVVAGNVETSQHVTNALFGAMGAMANAQGTMNNLTFGNDRYQYYETICSGSPAGRMNDGRGFAGTSGVHTHMTNSRLTDPEILELRFPVLLEDFRIRENSGGKGHWSAGDGTRRSIRFLEKMQCAILSSHRSRPPQGLDGGNDGEMGSTKVRRLDGRVDVLKACDQTVLEAGEAVVVTTPTPGGFGEA is encoded by the coding sequence ATGAGCGCGAAATGGGATTTCTGGATCGACCGCGGCGGTACCTTCACCGACGTCATCGGCAAGGCGCCGGACGGCTCGTTGACACCGCTGAAGTTGCTGTCCGAAAACCCGGAGGCCTATCCGGATGCAGCCATCCACGGCATCCGTACCCTGCTCGGCGCCAAGGCAGGCGAGCCGATCCCGTCTGGATTGATCGGCGAGGTCCGCATGGGCACGACGGTTGCAACCAATGCGCTTCTCGAGCGCAAGGGTGATCGGGTCCTGCTCCTGATCACCAAGGGCTTCCGTGACGCGCTTCGCATCGCCTATCAGGCCAGGCCGGACATCTTCGCAAAGGAAATTCTGCTCCCGGAGCAGCTCTATGAGCGTGTGGTGGAGGTGCCCGAGCGCGTGCGCGCCGATGGTTGCGCGGAACGGCTGCTCGACATCGCCGACGTCAAGCCTGCGATCGAACAGGCCAGAGCCGACGGCATCGATGCCGTCGCCATCGTCTTCATGCATGCCTGGAAGTATCCCGAGCATGAAAGAGCCGTGGCCAGGGTTTGCCGAAATGCAGGATTTTCCCAGGTCTCGGTGAGTCACGAGGTTTCGCCGCTGATCAAGCTGGTTGGCCGCGGCGACACCACGGTCGTCGATGCCTATCTCTCGCCGATCCTCTCGCGTTACGTGCAACGGGTAGCGGCGGAGCTCGGCACCGTTGCTGCCGACGGCCAGAGCGGGCATGCGCACGAAGGCCCAAGGCTGATGTTCATGATGTCATCCGGTGGCCTGACGGCAGCGGACAAATTCCAGGGCAAGGATGCGCTTCTGTCCGGCCCCGCCGGCGGCGTCGTCGGCATGGTCGAAACGGCGAAGCTGGCGGGATTCGACAAGGTCATCGGCTTCGACATGGGCGGCACCTCCACCGATGTCGCGCACAGCGACGGTGACTATGAGCGCGCCTTTGACACGGAAGTGGCCGGTGTGCGGGTGCGCGCGCCGATGATGCGCATCCATACCGTTGCTGCCGGCGGCGGCTCCATCCTGCAATTCGAGGCCGGCCGTTTCCGCGTCGGCCCGGATTCGGCTGGTGCCAACCCGGGCCCCGCCTGCTACCGGCGCGGCGGGCCGCTTGCGGTGACCGACGCCAACGTCATGCTCGGCAAGCTGCAGCCGGATTTTTTCCCGTCGATCTTCGGCCCCAATCAGGACGAACCGCTGGATGTCGCGACAGTGCGCTCGAAATTCGAAGCTTTGGCGGCCGAAACCGGCGATGGGCGTTCCCCGGAAGCCGTGGCAGAGGGTTTCGTCACCATCGCGGTCGAGAACATGGCCAACGCCATCAAGAAGATATCGGTGCAGCGCGGCTACGACGTGACCGGCTATCTGCTGAACTGTTTCGGCGGCGCCGGTGGCCAGCATGCCTGCCTTGTCGCCGATGCCCTCGGCATGGAGGCCGTGCTCATACACCCGTTCTCTGGCCTGCTTTCGGCTTACGGCATCGGACTGGCATCGATCTTCGCGACGCGCCAGCAGGCGCTGCTGGAGCCGTTGGCCGATCAATCCCTGCCCGCGGTCGAAGCACTGATCGCAGGTCTTGCCGGGGATGTGGCCGACGAGTTGACCATGCAAGGTGTCGCCGACGAAGACATGGCGATGCGTCCTGTTCTCCATATCCGCTACGACGGCACCGATACCACGCTGCCGATCAGCTTCCCCGACCACTCGATCGCCAACGCCAGGGCGGCATTCGAGGTCGCCCACAAGGCGCAATTCGGATTCATCTACGAAGACAAGCAACTGGTCGTGGAGACCGTGGCTGTGGAAGGCAGCAATGCTGGTGATAGCCACCACCAGGAAGCACTGGCCCCCTCTGGACCACCGCGCGACATGACCGACACGCGGCAAAAGCGCCGCATCTTCTCGGAAGGAGAATGGCACGACGCCGCCATCTGGCGCCGTGAAGCACTCCGCCCATCGGACAGGGTTTCCGGCCCGGCGTTGATCATCGAGCCGAACCAGACCATCGTCGTCGAAAACGGCTGGCAGGCCGAGATCACAATGCGCAACCACGTGCTGTTGCGCCGGACCGCCAGGAAACAGCGCAAGGCAGCTCTGGGCACCGAAGCCGACCCCGTCATGCTCGAGGTCTTCAACAACCTGTTCATGTCGATCGCCGAGCAGATGGGCGTGACGCTGCAGAACACCGCCTATTCGGTCAACATCAAGGAGCGGCTCGACTTTTCCTGTGCGGTCTTCGACAGCAATGGCGCGCTGGTCGCAAACGCCCCGCACATGCCGGTGCACCTCGGTTCGATGGACCGTTCGGTCGAAACCATCATCCGGCTCAACGCGGGTGATGTCCGCCCCGGCGATGTCTTCGCGTTGAATGCCCCTTACAATGGCGGCACCCACCTGCCCGATATCACCGTGGTCACGCCGGTGTTCGACGATGCGCAGGAAAGCATCCTGTTCTGGGTTGCCTCGCGCGGCCATCACGCCGATGTCGGCGGCACGGCCCCTGGCTCGATGACGCCGCTCGCCACCACCGTCGATGAGGAAGGCGTTCTGTTCGACAATTTCCGTCTCGTCGAGCGCGGCCGTTTCCGCGAGGCGGAGTTGGTGAACCTGCTTTCCGACCATCGCTACCCTGCCCGCAACCCGGCGCAGAACGTCGCCGACCTCAAGGCGCAGATTGCCGCCAACGAGAAGGGCGTGGCGGAGTTGCGCAAGATGGTGGCGCATTTCAGCTTGCCCGTGGTCAAGGCCTATATGGGCCACGTCCAGGACAATGCCGCCGAAAGCGTACGCCGTGTGCTCGAACGCCTTCCGGACACCTCGGCCTATGAATATCCGACCGACACCGGTCAGGTGATCAAGGTGAAGATCAGTGTCGACCGGACCAGGCGCGAGGCAACCGTCGATTTCACCGGCACGTCGCCGGTGATGAAGAACAATTTCAATGCACCCGAGCCTGTGGCGCGGGCAGCCGTGCTCTATGCGTTCCGGGTGATGGTCGAAGACAACATCCCGATGAACGCCGGATGTCTAAGACCGATCAACATCGTCATCCCCGAAGGCTCGATGCTGAAGCCGGCCTATCCGGCCGCCGTCGTCGCCGGCAATGTCGAGACCTCGCAGCACGTGACCAATGCGCTGTTCGGCGCCATGGGGGCGATGGCCAATGCCCAGGGCACCATGAACAACCTGACTTTCGGCAACGACCGTTATCAGTATTACGAGACGATCTGCTCGGGCTCGCCGGCGGGGCGCATGAACGACGGGCGCGGTTTCGCCGGCACTTCGGGCGTGCACACCCACATGACCAATTCGCGCCTGACCGATCCGGAAATCCTGGAGCTGCGCTTTCCTGTGCTGCTCGAAGACTTCCGCATCCGTGAAAACTCCGGCGGCAAGGGACACTGGAGTGCCGGCGATGGCACACGCCGTTCCATCCGCTTTCTGGAGAAGATGCAATGCGCGATCCTGTCGTCGCATCGCTCACGCCCGCCGCAAGGCCTCGATGGCGGCAATGATGGCGAAATGGGCAGCACCAAGGTGCGTCGTCTCGATGGCCGGGTCGACGTGCTGAAGGCCTGTGACCAGACCGTTCTGGAAGCCGGCGAAGCGGTCGTTGTCACCACCCCGACGCCGGGAGGTTTCGGCGAAGCCTAG
- a CDS encoding MFS transporter, whose translation MQNSYRWVLVALGALMTCVTIGAMFSLAVFMPHISAATGWTRAGISSAMTFNFLMMGISSFGWGMLTDRIGTRPVVLIGSILLGVVLVLASRATNLLLFQLTYGIGVGLAGGAFFAPMMAAVTGWFDKHRGLAVSLVSAGVGVAPATVSPFAAWLLASYDWRTAMMTIGLLATAILFPAAFFVRNARQASANDPAPKGATVTVGAADNPLSRAFRSPQFALLAGTYFLCCAAHSGPIFHIMSYAISCGISSMAAVSIYSVEGIAGLGGRLLFGVAADRFGPKRVLVTGLLIQALVIAAYLSAAQLSTFYVLAIIFGAAYGGVMPLYALLAREYFGQQVMGSVLGALAMASSFGMALGPVAGGWIFDRFDVYDWLFIGSSIIGIAAFLIALAFPPFTSARREQPAAA comes from the coding sequence ATGCAAAATTCCTATCGCTGGGTGCTCGTCGCCCTTGGCGCGCTGATGACCTGCGTGACCATCGGAGCGATGTTCTCATTGGCTGTCTTCATGCCGCACATCTCGGCCGCCACCGGCTGGACGCGAGCGGGCATTTCCAGTGCGATGACGTTCAACTTCTTGATGATGGGTATCTCGAGCTTCGGCTGGGGTATGCTCACGGATCGCATCGGCACCCGCCCCGTGGTGTTGATCGGCTCCATCTTGCTCGGAGTGGTGCTGGTTCTGGCCAGTCGTGCGACGAACCTGCTGCTGTTCCAGCTCACTTACGGTATCGGCGTCGGCCTTGCTGGTGGCGCATTCTTCGCGCCGATGATGGCCGCTGTCACAGGCTGGTTCGACAAGCATCGCGGCCTTGCCGTTTCCCTGGTTTCCGCCGGCGTCGGTGTCGCGCCTGCGACCGTGTCGCCATTTGCAGCCTGGCTGCTTGCCAGCTACGACTGGCGCACCGCGATGATGACGATCGGGTTGCTCGCAACGGCTATCCTTTTTCCGGCTGCCTTCTTTGTCAGGAACGCCCGGCAGGCGTCGGCAAACGATCCGGCCCCGAAAGGCGCGACTGTCACCGTCGGAGCAGCGGACAATCCGTTGTCGAGGGCTTTCCGTTCGCCACAGTTCGCACTGCTTGCCGGCACCTACTTCCTGTGCTGCGCAGCGCATTCCGGCCCGATCTTCCATATCATGAGCTACGCCATCAGCTGCGGCATCTCCTCCATGGCTGCCGTCAGCATCTACAGTGTCGAAGGCATCGCCGGACTGGGCGGCAGGTTGCTGTTCGGCGTGGCCGCGGATCGCTTCGGCCCAAAGCGGGTTCTCGTCACCGGCCTGCTCATCCAGGCCCTGGTGATTGCCGCCTATCTCTCAGCCGCTCAGCTCAGCACTTTCTATGTCCTGGCCATTATCTTCGGCGCAGCCTATGGCGGGGTCATGCCGCTCTACGCATTGCTGGCTCGCGAATATTTCGGCCAGCAGGTGATGGGCTCGGTGCTCGGCGCGCTTGCCATGGCGTCCAGTTTCGGCATGGCTCTGGGGCCTGTCGCCGGCGGCTGGATATTCGACCGCTTCGACGTCTATGACTGGCTGTTCATCGGCTCATCCATCATCGGCATCGCCGCCTTCCTCATCGCGCTCGCCTTCCCGCCCTTCACTTCGGCCCGGCGCGAGCAACCGGCAGCGGCTTAG
- a CDS encoding SRPBCC domain-containing protein: protein MTTRDFTTTILVDQSAKAAFDAINRPRDWWGKEIEGSTDTLHGEWTYRYKDMHFSRHRTTELVPERKVVWHVVDSRMSFLEDKEEWKDTKIVFDIASKGGKTEIRFTHAGLVPEVECFDICRDAWSGLIHDSLRELIETGHGQPDTVE, encoded by the coding sequence ATGACAACGCGCGATTTCACCACCACGATCCTGGTAGACCAGTCCGCGAAAGCTGCTTTCGACGCGATCAATCGTCCGCGCGACTGGTGGGGCAAGGAGATCGAGGGCTCTACGGATACCCTCCATGGCGAATGGACCTATCGCTACAAGGATATGCATTTTTCCAGGCACAGGACGACGGAGCTGGTTCCCGAACGCAAGGTGGTTTGGCACGTCGTCGATTCACGGATGAGCTTCCTTGAGGACAAGGAAGAATGGAAAGACACGAAGATCGTGTTCGATATCGCCAGCAAAGGCGGCAAGACGGAAATCCGCTTTACCCACGCTGGCCTGGTCCCCGAGGTCGAGTGCTTCGACATCTGCCGAGACGCCTGGAGCGGCTTGATCCACGATAGTCTTCGGGAACTGATCGAAACCGGCCACGGACAGCCCGACACGGTCGAATGA